One genomic window of Quercus robur chromosome 6, dhQueRobu3.1, whole genome shotgun sequence includes the following:
- the LOC126733060 gene encoding nucleobase-ascorbate transporter 11, translating to MKKNAKMEAGSSSQFPDKPERVKGASISSRLGSMFPKIEPFVPRTDHDPNDLRSWAKRTGFVSDYSGETRASASDKNDSAGFDLERGFDHRNGGSSPKIEIDPVLGRTKPNQGIEIEPLVKNENQRRRKRDKPVLGDGEDERKVGLNGVNGNVNGVNGNGNGNEVPVVTPSAAEAKKEEEVAEREAKIEVYPALEEEAHGGGWRLPSEMKCGLRDNPGFVPLMYYGLQHYLSLAGSLIFIPLIIVPAMGGTDKDTANVISTVLLVSGITTILHSYFGTRLPLVQGSSFVFLAPALVIINAKEYRNLTEHKFRHIMRELQGAIIVGSIFQSILGFSGLMSLFLRLINPVVVAPTVAAVGLAFFSYGFPQAGSCVEISIPHIVLLLIFALYLRGISIFGHRVFRIYAVPLSVMIIWIYAFFLTAGGAYNYKGCSPDIPSSNVLIDACKKHAYTMKHCRTDVSNAWRTAEWVRVPYPLQWGIPIFHLRTSMIMIIVSLVASVDSVGTYHSASLQINSKAPTPGIVSRGIALEGLCSILAGLWGSGTGSTTLTENVHTIDMTKVANRRAVEVGAGFLILFSFVGKVGALLASIPLAMAASILCFMWALIVALGLSTLQYGQTTSFRNIAIVGISLFLGLSIPAYFQQYQPESSLILPSYFVPYAAASNGPAHTGSQTLDFAINALMSLNMVVTFLVAFVLDNTVPGSRQERGVYIWSRPEEVASDPYFLSDYALPKRVAKWFRWAKCLGV from the exons atgaaaaagaacgCTAAAATGGAAGCTGGGTCGAGTTCACAATTCCCAGACAAGCCGGAGAGAGTGAAGGGTGCTTCCATTTCCTCCAGGCTTGGGTCCATGTTTCCAAAGATCGAGCCTTTTGTGCCAAGAACCGATCACGACCCGAATGACCTGAGATCTTGGGCCAAAAGAACTGGCTTTGTCTCTGATTACTCTGGAGAGACCAGGGCCAGTGCTAGTGACAAGAATGATAGTGCTGGGTTTGATTTGGAGAGAGGTTTTGATCATAGAAACGGTGGGTCGTCTCCCAAAATCGAGATCGACCCGGTTCTGGGCCGGACTAAGCCGAACCAGGGGATTGAGATTGAACCGCTTGTGAAGAATGAGAATCAGAGGAGGAGGAAGCGGGATAAGCCTGTGTTGGGGGATGGAGAAGATGAGAGGAAAGTTGGTTTGAATGGAGTTAATGGGAATGTGAATGGAGTTAATGGGAATGGGAATGGAAATGAAGTCCCAGTAGTTACTCCTTCGGCTGCTGAGgcaaagaaagaggaagaagtagCCGAAAGAGAGGCGAAAATCGAAGTGTATCCAGCACTTGAAGAAGAAGCTCATGGAGGAGGGTGGCGCTTGCCGTCGGAAATGAAATGTGGGCTCAGAGATAATCCTGGTTTTG TACCATTAATGTATTATGGCCTCCAGCACTATCTATCTTTGGCTGGTTCACTAATATTCATCCCGTTGATAATTGTACCAGCAATGGGTGGAACAGAT AAGGATACTGCTAATGTGATTTCAACAGTGCTGCTGGTTTCTGGTATTACGACAATACTGCACTCCTACTTTGGCACAAGACTTCCTTTAGTTCAAGGGAGCTCATTTGTATTTCTGGCGCCGGCATTAGTAATCATAAATGCGAAGGAGTATCGAAATCTTACAGAACAT AAATTCAGGCACATAATGAGGGAATTGCAAGGGGCAATAATTGTTGGTTCAATATTTCAGAGCATTTTGGGATTTAGTGGTTTGATGTCCCTGTTTTTGAG GTTGATTAACCCAGTTGTGGTTGCACCAACTGTTGCTGCTGTAGGTTTAGCATTTTTTAGCTATGGGTTTCCACAGGCTGGTAGTTGTGTGGAAATCAGTATTCCACATATAGTATTGCTTCTTATATTTGCCCTG tACCTTCGAGGAATATCCATCTTTGGGCATCGTGTATTTCGAATTTATGCG GTTCCCCTGAGTGTTATGATTATATGGATATATGCCTTCTTTTTGACAGCTGGCGGAGCCTACAATTACAAAGGCTGCAGCCCTGACATTCCCAGTTCAAATGTCTTAATAGATGCATGCAAAAAGCATGCATATACTATGAAGCATTGCAGAACTGATGTTTCAAATGCATGGAGAACTGCTGAGTGGGTCAGAGTTCCCTACCCTTTACAATGGGGTATCCCTATCTTCCATTTAAGGACTTCCATGATAATGATCATAGTGTCGCTGGTTGCATCAGTGGATTCG GTTGGAACCTATCACTCCGCATCTTTGCAGATTAATTCAAAGGCCCCAACTCCAGGAATTGTGAGCAGAGGAATTGCGTTGGAGGGCTTATGCAGTATATTGGCAGGACTTTGGGGTTCGGGAACTGGATCAACAACCTTGACAGAAAATGTGCATACCATTGACATGACAAAAGTGGCTAATAGAAGGGCAGTGGAAGTTGGTGCGGGTTTCTTGATCCTCTTCTCCTTCGTAG GAAAAGTGGGTGCACTTCTTGCTTCTATACCACTGGCAATGGCTGCTTCCATACTGTGCTTCATGTGGGCCCTTATTGTGGCATTGGGTCTGTCAACTTTGCAGTACGGTCAAACAACAAGTTTTAGAAACATTGCAATAGTTGGTATTTCATTGTTCCTTGGGTTATCTATCCCTGCCTATTTCCAACAGTATCAACCTGAATCCAGCTTGATACTGCCAAGTTATTTCGTTCCTTATGCAGCAGCATCAAATGGACCTGCCCACACTGGGAGTCAAACA CTTGATTTTGCAATAAATGCACTTATGTCTTTGAACATGGTGGTGACGTTCTTGGTGGCATTTGTACTAGACAACACTGTCCCAGGCAGCCGGCAAGAGAGGGGGGTGTATATATGGTCACGTCCTGAAGAAGTTGCAAGTGACCCATATTTCCTCTCAGACTATGCTCTTCCAAAAAGAGTTGCCAAATGGTTTCGTTGGGCAAAATGTTTGGGGGTGTGA
- the LOC126733061 gene encoding protein SKIP34: MCYGQHQAFSRDSLSSSTRQQPPATENNNNAEDVVDNLRDRLADTEARLARARAREAELSQRLEEMKRFVSVMEILETYLKRRFREHQEHVDRLFKSLPA, translated from the coding sequence ATGTGTTACGGTCAGCACCAAGCTTTTTCTCGGGACAGCCTAAGCTCCTCCACTAGGCAACAACCACCTGCGactgaaaacaacaacaatgcGGAGGATGTTGTGGACAATCTGAGGGACCGGCTCGCCGACACTGAGGCTCGGCTGGCTCGGGCCAGGGCTCGTGAAGCCGAGCTGAGCCAACGGCTCGAAGAAATGAAGCGTTTCGTCTCTGTAATGGAGATCCTCGAGACTTACCTCAAACGACGATTCCGTGAGCATCAAGAACACGTTGATCGTCTCTTCAAATCTCTACccgcataa